A stretch of the Glycine soja cultivar W05 chromosome 13, ASM419377v2, whole genome shotgun sequence genome encodes the following:
- the LOC114381613 gene encoding receptor-like protein EIX1: MVKSSSRRLLRLMRYRRRLGSTVEKLDSFHQSLCLFVMITTRMPNMNPVRLKFMQAIIIFMMLQVVVSAQDQIMCIQREREALLEFKAALVDHHGMLSSWTTADCCQWEGIRCSNLTGHVLMLDLHAEYNYAYGNNVQYLSGRFISGEIHKSLMELQQLNYLDLNSNSFPDRGIPEFLGSLINLRYLDLSYCDIEGKIPTQFGSLSHLKYLNLAWNRNLEGSIPRQLGNLSQLQHLYLSANRFEGNIPSQIGNLSQLQHLDLSDNSLEGNIPSQIGNLSQLQHLDLSGNYFEGNIPSQIGKLSNLQKLYLGRYSDGGALKIDDGDHWPSNLISLTHLSLLSISNLNTSHSFLQMIAKLPNLRELSLYDCSLSDHFILSLKPSKFNFSTSLSIFDLSWNSFTSSMILQWLSNVTSNLVELDLSHNLLEGSTSSNHFGMVFNSLEHLDLSFNNFNGEVFKSFINVCTLHSLYMKNNNLSEDLPSILHNFSSGCVRHSLQELDLAYNQITGSLPDLSVFSSLKSLVLDSNQLSGKIPEGIGLPFHLESVSIQSNSLEGGIPKSFGNSCALSSLDMSRNNLNQELSVMIHHLSGCARYSLEQLYLGMNQINGTLPDLSIFSSLKLLNLDENKLNGEIPKDIKFPPQLEELVMQSNSLQGVLTDYHFANMSKLDFLELSDNSLLALTFSQNWVPPFQLSHIGLRSCKLGPEFPKWLQTQNQFGNIDISNAGIADMVPKWFWANLAFREWISMNISYNNLHGKIPSKIGKLASLESLDLSRNQLVGSIPLSLTQIYWLSVLDLSHNHLTGKIPTSTQLQSFNASSYEDNLDLCGPPLEKFCIDGRPTQKPNVEVQEGEYSLFSREFYISMTFGFVISFWVVFGSILLKRSWRHAYFKFLNNLSDNIYVKVAVFANKISKVHG; the protein is encoded by the exons ATGGTAAAAAGTAGCTCTAGAAGACTGTTGAGACTGATGAGGTACCGAAGAAGACTTGGATCAACTGTTGAGAAAT TGGATTCATTTCATCAATCACTTTGCCTCTTTGTGATGATAACCACCAGAATGCCAAACATGAATCCAGTTCGTTTGAAATTCATGCAAGccataataatatttatgatgtTGCAG GTTGTTGTTTCTGCTCAAGACCAAATTATGTGCATTCAGAGGGAGAGGGAAGCACTCCTCGAATTCAAGGCTGCCCTTGTGGATCACCATGGAATGCTCTCATCTTGGACCACTGCTGATTGCTGCCAATGGGAAGGGATTCGCTGCAGCAACCTCACCGGCCATGTCCTAATGCTCGACCTTCACGCTGAGTATAATTATGCCTATGGAAATAACGTTCAGTATCTCTCAGGACGCTTTATCAGCGGGGAGATCCACAAGTCGTTGATGGAGTTGCAACAATTAAACTATTTAGACCTCAATTCGAATTCTTTTCCAGATAGAGGAATCCCAGAGTTTCTTGGTTCTCTGATAAACTTGAGATACCTTGATCTGTCATATTGTGATATTGAAGGAAAAATTCCAACTCAGTTTGGCTCTCTTTCTCATTTGAAATACTTAAATCTTGCTTGGAATCGTAATCTGGAGGGTTCCATCCCACGTCAACTTGGAAATCTCTCCCAGTTGCAGCATCTTTATCTCAGTGCCAATCGATTTGAAGGAAATATACCCTCTCAAATTGGAAATCTCTCCCAGTTGCAGCATCTTGATCTAAGTGACAATTCTTTAGAAGGAAATATACCCTCTCAAATTGGAAATCTCTCCCAGTTGCAGCATCTTGATCTTAGTGGCAATTATTTTGAAGGAAATATACCCTCACAAATTGGGAAGCTTTCGAATTTGCAGAAGCTTTATCTTGGCAGATATTCTGATGGTGGTGCTCTCAAAATTGACGACGGAGATCATTGGCCGTCTAATCTCATTTCCTTAACCCATCTTTCCTTGCTCTCCATATCTAATCTCAACACTTCTCATAGCTTCCTCCAAATGATTGCCAAGTTACCAAATCTTAGAGAACTAAGCTTATATGATTGTAGCCTTTCCGATCATTTTATCCTTTCATTGAAGCCctctaaattcaatttttctacTTCCCTTTCCATCTTTGATCTTTCCTGGAACAGCTTCACGTCATCAATGATACTCCAGTGGCTGTCCAACGTCACTTCCAACCTTGTTGAGCTTGACCTTAGTCATAACCTCTTGGAGGGTTCCACATCATCAAATCATTTTGGCATGGTCTTCAATTCACTTGAGCACCTTGACCTCTCCTTTAACAATTTCAACGGTGAGGTTTTCAAGTCCTTCATAAATGTATGCACCTTACATTCTTTATACATGAAAAACAACAATTTGAGTGAAGACCTTCCATCAATCCTTCATAATTTCTCTAGTGGTTGCGTTAGACACTCATTACAAGAATTGGATTTGGCATATAATCAAATCACCGGCTCTTTACCTGACCTTTCAGTGTTCTCATCTCTAAAATCATTGGTTCTTGATAGTAATCAATTAAGTGGAAAGATACCTGAAGGCATCGGCTTACCATTTCATTTGGAATCTGTGTCAATCCAATCAAACTCTTTAGAAGGTGGAATTCCAAAATCATTTGGGAATTCATGTGCTTTGAGCTCACTGGATATGTCTCGTAACAATTTGAATCAAGAGCTTTCAGTGATGATTCATCACTTGTCTGGATGTGCTAGATATTCATTGGAACAATTATATCTAGGCATGAATCAAATCAATGGCACACTACCCGACCTCTCAATATTctcatctttaaaattattaaatctcGATGAAAACAAGCTAAATGGAGAGATTCctaaagatattaaatttcCGCCTCAACTGGAGGAACTAGTTATGCAATCAAATTCCTTACAGGGCGTGCTCACTGACTATCATTTTGCTAATATGTCTAAGTTAGATTTCTTGGAGTTATCTGACAACTCTTTGTTGGCCTTGACATTTAGCCAAAATTGGGTCCCACCATTTCAGTTGAGCCACATAGGATTGCGATCTTGCAAGCTAGGTCCAGAATTTCCCAAATGGTTGCAGACACAAAATCAATTTGGGAATATTGACATTTCCAATGCAGGAATAGCAGATATGGTTCCAAAGTGGTTTTGGGCTAATTTAGCATTTCGAGAATGGATTTCAATGAATATTTCATACAATAATCTCCATG GGAAAATTCCCTCAAAAATTGGGAAGCTAGCATCACTTGAATCTCTTGATTTGTCAAGAAACCAGTTGGTTGGTTCAATTCCTCTGAGTCTTACTCAAATTTATTGGCTCAGTGTATTAGATTTGTCACATAACCATCTAACTGGAAAAATTCCAACCAGCACACAGTTACAGAGTTTCAATGCCTCCAGTTATGAAGATAATCTTGATCTTTGTGGACCGCCACTTGAGAAATTTTGTATTGATGGGAGACCAACACAAAAACCAAATGTTGAAGTTCAAGAGGGTGAATATTCACTTTTCAGTCGTGAATTTTACATAAGTATGACATTTGGATTTGTTATAAGCTTTTGGGTAGTGTTTGGCTCAATCTTACTCAAACGTTCTTGGAGACATGCCTATTTCAAGTTCTTGAACAATCTATCAGACAATATTTATGTCAAGGTTGCAGTATTtgctaataaaatatcaaaggTGCATGGCTGA
- the LOC114382552 gene encoding probable galacturonosyltransferase 9 codes for MAVATRGARGGSSFRSLFSFRIFISAIFSLLFVATLSVLFTTNPSTSNDDSDLPTTGNAYVHRTFLALKSDPLRTRMDLIHQQAKDHIALVNAYGAYARKLKLDISKQLKMFDELAHNFSDIVLKPTYKASLFDSDGPIDEDVLRQFEKEVKDRVKIARMIIVEAKENYDNQLKIQKLKDTIFAVHESLAKAKKNGALASLISARSIPKSLHCLAMRLMGEKISNPEKYRDEEPKLEFEDPTLYHYAIFSDNVIAVSVVVRSVVKNAVEPWKHVFHVVTNRMNVGAMKVWFKMRPIEGGAFLEVKSVEEFTFLNSSYVPILRQLESAKMKQRYLENQADNATNDANMKNAKSLSMLDHLRFYLPEMYPKLYKILLLDDDVVVQKDLTGLWKIDLDGKVNGAVEICFGSFHRYAQYLNFSHPLIKESFNPKACAWAYGMNIFNLDAWRHEKCTDNYHYWQNLNEDQTLWTAGTLSPGLITFYSTTKTLDKSWHVLGLGYNPSISMDEISNAAVIHYNGNMKPWLDIALNQYKNLWTKYVDNNMEFVQMCNFGL; via the exons ATGGCGGTTGCCACGAGAGGAGCCAGGGGTGGATCTAGTTTTCGTAGTTTGTTCTCGTTTCGGATCTTCATCTCTGCcatattttctcttctcttcgttGCCACCCTTTCGGTCCTCTTCACCACCAACCCCTCCACATCGAACGATGACTCT GATCTTCCCACGACTGGTAATGCATACGTGCATAGAACCTTTTTGGCATTGAAATCTGACCCTCTTAGGACCCGAATGGATTTGATACACCAACAAGCTAAAGATCACATTGCACTAGTGAATGCCTATGGTGCTTATGCTAGGAAGCTCAAGCTTGACATTTCTAAGCAATTGAAGATGTTTGATGAGTTGGCACACAATTTTTCGGATATTGTGTTGAAACCAACCTATAAGGCATCACTGTTTGATTCCGATGGTCCAATTGATGAGGATGTGCTGAGGCAGTTTGAGAAGGAGGTTAAGGATAGAGTGAAGATTGCACGGATGATCATTGTTGAGGCCAAAGAGAATTATGATAATCAGTTGAAGATCCAGAAGTTGAAGGACACGATATTTGCTGTTCATGAGTCACTTGCAAAGGCAAAGAAGAATGGGGCGTTGGCAAGCTTGATTTCGGCCAGATCAATCCCCAAGAGCTTGCATTGTTTGGCAATGAGGCTGATGGGTGAGAAGATTTCAAATCCTGAGAAATATAGAGATGAGGAGCCCAAGCTGGAGTTTGAAGATCCCACTTTGTATCATTATGCTATATTCTCAGATAATGTCATAGCTGTGTCTGTGGTGGTGAGATCTGTGGTGAAGAATGCAGTGGAACCATGGAAGCATGTTTTCCATGTTGTTACAAACAGGATGAATGTTGGGGCAATGAAGGTTTGGTTTAAGATGAGGCCCATTGAAGGGGGTGCATTTTTAGAGGTGAAATCGGTGGAAGAATTCACATTCTTAAATTCATCATATGTCCCGATCTTGAGGCAACTTGAGTCAGCCAAAATGAAGCAGCGGTACTTGGAGAATCAAGCTGATAATGCCACAAATGATGCAAACATGAAAAATGCCAAGTCCCTGTCCATGTTGGATCACCTTCGATTTTATTTGCCAGAGATGTACCCTAAATTGTATAAGATCTTACTTTTGGATGATGATGTTGTGGTTCAAAAAGACTTGACAGGTTTGTGGAAAATTGATTTGGATGGGAAGGTGAATGGTGCTGTTGAGATCTGTTTTGGCTCTTTCCACCGATATGCCCAGTACTTGAATTTCTCTCATCCTTTAATCAAGGAGAGCTTCAATCCAAAAGCTTGTGCTTGGGCCTATGGCATGAATATATTTAATCTTGATGCTTGGAGGCATGAAAAGTGTACAGATAATTATCACTATTGGCAGAACTTG AATGAAGACCAAACTTTGTGGACAGCAGGGACCCTGTCACCTGGTTTGATCACCTTCTACTCCACAACCAAGACACTGGACAAATCCTGGCACGTGCTTGGGCTAGGATACAATCCAAGCATTAGCATGGATGAGATCAGCAATGCTGCAGTCATTCATTACAATGGAAACATGAAACCTTGGCTTGATATTGCTTTGAACCAATACAAAAATCTTTGGACCAAATACGTGGACAACAATATGGAGTTTGTGCAGATGTGCAATTTTGGCCTATAG
- the LOC114382041 gene encoding basic leucine zipper 43-like, whose amino-acid sequence MQTKEVVSSLSYLLPSNPCSYPPSNNYTSMIQNSIPTFQFQRFSNQIYGYNNSHNTTYQVPDFSPQSSCISSNSTSDEADDQNLSLINERKHRRMLSNRESARRSRMRKQKHLDELWSQVVWLRNENHQLIDKLNHVSETHDQVLQENSQLKEEASELRQMIRDMQIHSPCGGPNSFITPLEDHDVDHVPSAYLRSDDSSNQFNSCNNNMDLLG is encoded by the coding sequence atgcaaACCAAGGAAGTAGTCTCAAGCCTCAGTTACTTACTCCCTTCAAACCCTTGTTCCTACCCTCCTAGCAACAACTACACCTCCATGATCCAAAACAGCATTCCCACATTTCAGTTCCAAAGATTCTCTAACCAAATATATGGCTACAACAACAGCCACAACACTACCTATCAAGTTCCTGACTTCAGTCCTCAATCCTCATGCATCAGCAGCAACTCCACTTCTGATGAGGCTGATGACCAAAACCTAAGCCTCATCAACGAGAGGAAGCACAGGAGAATGTTATCGAACCGCGAATCGGCGCGTAGGTCACGCATGAGGAAGCAGAAGCACCTTGATGAGCTCTGGTCACAAGTGGTGTGGCTCAGGAATGAGAACCACCAGCTCATAGACAAGCTGAACCATGTCTCAGAGACCCATGACCAAGTGCTCCAAGAGAATTCTCAGCTCAAAGAAGAAGCCTCGGAACTTCGCCAAATGATTAGGGACATGCAGATACACAGTCCTTGCGGTGGCCCAAACTCCTTCATAACCCCTTTGGAAGATCATGATGTTGATCATGTGCCTTCAGCATATCTCAGATCTGATGATTCTTCAAACCAATTCAATTCGTGTAACAACAACATGGACCTCCTTGGCTGA